A region of Pseudomonas sp. Marseille-Q3773 DNA encodes the following proteins:
- a CDS encoding endonuclease/exonuclease/phosphatase family protein — protein MPRFRSTRGIGLHQPQVNEHHLHAPGLPEDGRLRLLSFNIQVGISTERYRHYLTRSWQHLLPHHGRAGNLQKIGKLLGDFDLVALQEADGGSLRSGYVNQVEHLAHLGAFPYWYQQLNRNLGRFAQHSNGVLSRLKPHLLEDHPLPGPAGRGAILVRFGEGEDALIVVMMHLALGAKTRALQLGYIRELIGGYRHQVLMGDMNTHATDLLEHSPLRDLGLVAPQVEATFPSWRPQRCLDHILLSPSLTLERVEVLAQPISDHLPVAVEIRLPDALTVDTLPVPS, from the coding sequence ATGCCCCGCTTCAGATCCACGCGTGGCATTGGCCTGCACCAGCCGCAGGTCAACGAACATCACTTGCACGCCCCTGGCCTGCCGGAAGATGGACGCTTGCGGCTACTCAGTTTCAACATCCAGGTGGGCATCAGCACCGAGCGCTATCGGCATTACCTGACCCGCAGCTGGCAGCACCTGCTGCCGCACCACGGCCGAGCCGGCAATTTGCAGAAGATCGGCAAGCTGCTGGGCGACTTCGACCTGGTGGCGTTGCAGGAGGCCGATGGCGGCAGCCTGCGTTCGGGCTATGTCAACCAGGTCGAGCACCTCGCCCACCTGGGCGCCTTCCCCTACTGGTATCAGCAACTCAACCGCAACCTTGGGCGTTTTGCCCAGCACAGCAATGGCGTGCTCAGTCGTCTGAAGCCACACCTGCTCGAGGATCACCCATTACCTGGCCCGGCCGGGCGCGGTGCGATCCTAGTGCGTTTTGGCGAGGGTGAAGACGCGCTGATCGTGGTGATGATGCATCTGGCCCTCGGCGCCAAGACCCGCGCTTTGCAGCTGGGCTACATTCGCGAGCTGATCGGCGGCTATCGCCACCAGGTCCTGATGGGCGACATGAATACCCATGCCACCGACCTGCTGGAGCACTCGCCGCTGCGCGACCTGGGCCTGGTTGCCCCGCAAGTCGAGGCCACCTTCCCGAGCTGGCGACCACAGCGTTGCCTGGACCACATCCTGCTCAGCCCAAGCCTCACCCTGGAGCGTGTCGAGGTGCTGGCACAGCCAATTTCAGACCACCTTCCCGTTGCAGTCGAGATTCGATTGCCTGATGCATTGACTGTGGATACGCTGCCGGTCCCGAGCTAA
- the dsbA gene encoding thiol:disulfide interchange protein DsbA yields MRKLILSAALVAASVFGMTAVQAAEPVAGKEYIELSNPVPVSVPGKIEVVELFWYGCPHCYHFEPTINPWAEKLPKDVNFKRVPAMFGGPWDAHGQMFLTLEAMGVEHKVHAAVFDAIQNQRKRLTDPQDMADFLATQGVDKDKFLATFNSFAIKGQVNQAKELAKKYEITGVPSMVVNGKYRFDLGTAGGPEGVLNVADQLIAKERAAK; encoded by the coding sequence ATGCGTAAACTGATTCTCAGCGCTGCGCTGGTCGCCGCCAGCGTGTTTGGTATGACTGCCGTCCAGGCCGCCGAGCCTGTAGCCGGCAAGGAATACATCGAGCTGAGCAACCCTGTTCCGGTTTCCGTACCCGGCAAGATCGAAGTGGTCGAGTTGTTCTGGTACGGCTGCCCACACTGCTACCACTTCGAACCGACCATCAACCCCTGGGCCGAAAAACTGCCGAAGGATGTCAATTTCAAGCGCGTACCCGCCATGTTCGGTGGCCCATGGGATGCGCACGGCCAGATGTTCCTGACCCTCGAAGCCATGGGCGTCGAGCACAAGGTGCATGCGGCAGTGTTCGACGCTATCCAGAACCAGCGCAAGCGCCTGACCGATCCGCAGGACATGGCCGACTTCCTCGCTACCCAGGGCGTGGACAAGGACAAGTTCCTCGCCACCTTCAACTCGTTCGCCATCAAGGGCCAGGTCAACCAGGCCAAGGAACTGGCCAAGAAGTACGAAATCACCGGCGTACCGAGCATGGTGGTCAACGGCAAGTACCGCTTTGACCTGGGTACCGCTGGTGGGCCGGAAGGTGTACTGAACGTTGCCGATCAGTTGATCGCCAAGGAGCGCGCCGCCAAGTAG
- a CDS encoding c-type cytochrome, with protein MNKLVVSLLLTLGVAGVATAAQPIKGDAAAGQAKTAVCGACHNPDGNSLAPNFPKLAGQGQRYLEKQLHDIKSGKRTVLEMTGMLANFNDQDLADIAAYFSSQKGSVGAADPKLVERGRALFNGGDLEKGMPACTGCHSPNGAGIALAGFPHLGGQHAQYVTKQLTDFREGNRTNDGDAMTMRTIAGKLSNHDIEALASYIQGLH; from the coding sequence ATGAACAAACTAGTCGTGAGTCTGCTGTTGACCCTGGGTGTCGCAGGTGTGGCCACTGCTGCGCAACCCATCAAAGGCGATGCTGCCGCCGGCCAGGCCAAGACCGCCGTCTGTGGCGCCTGCCACAACCCCGACGGCAACAGCCTGGCACCGAACTTCCCGAAACTGGCCGGCCAGGGCCAGCGCTACCTCGAAAAGCAGCTGCACGATATCAAGTCGGGCAAGCGCACCGTGCTGGAAATGACCGGCATGCTGGCCAACTTCAATGACCAGGACCTGGCCGACATCGCCGCGTACTTCTCCAGCCAGAAAGGCAGCGTGGGCGCCGCCGATCCCAAATTGGTCGAACGTGGACGTGCACTGTTCAACGGCGGCGATCTGGAGAAAGGCATGCCTGCCTGCACCGGTTGCCACTCGCCGAACGGCGCAGGCATCGCCCTGGCCGGCTTCCCGCACCTCGGTGGCCAGCATGCGCAATATGTAACCAAGCAGCTCACTGATTTCCGTGAAGGCAACCGTACCAACGATGGCGATGCGATGACCATGCGCACCATTGCCGGCAAGCTGAGCAACCACGACATCGAGGCGTTGGCCAGCTACATCCAGGGCCTGCATTGA
- a CDS encoding EAL domain-containing protein: MPAFIVLLRQIFYHPWMLAIMAALASAALLLSASIGIALQQMKQSESEQMNAQGERFLERLEQVFGQLREGVDLLQAQPLRGCSPAMLTALQQVSLGSRFIYEAAYVDGDIACSSRGDERAFEPLRAPDIQGPTYSYWLNTTTEPNENLAALMLGRGKFVVSTSRGHLTDVVDLPPGGSLVVVLDNGARAIPVLGPPQVWPPPSAWSTSHKSLLELSDRLIYRMPTKSPDYQLVLIAPRAKLPLKMNGMLWLLFPGSVLAACCIGWLVLQLILQKRSMSSELQNALRRGELQVLYQPIFELDTRRCVGAEALVRWRRPDGTLTSPDLFIPLAENTGQIRQITDFVLQRVLEQLGQLLRSHPNLYISVNLAACDVMVPRIGRVAARLLALHKVAASQIAFEVTERGLIDVVVARDNLQALRAVGHQVLIDDFGTGYSSLAYLQTLPVDCLKIDKAFIDALGHDAASSGVAPHIIRMAHDLHLRVIAEGIECEDQAVLLSSEGVHYGQGWLFARPLNARQFAELVARGHQTGSAM; the protein is encoded by the coding sequence ATGCCAGCCTTCATCGTGTTGCTGCGCCAAATTTTCTACCATCCCTGGATGCTGGCCATCATGGCCGCATTGGCCAGCGCCGCACTGTTGCTGTCCGCCAGCATCGGCATTGCCTTGCAGCAGATGAAGCAAAGCGAGAGCGAACAGATGAATGCCCAGGGCGAGCGCTTTCTCGAGCGTCTCGAGCAGGTGTTCGGCCAGTTGCGTGAGGGGGTTGACCTGTTGCAGGCACAGCCCTTGCGCGGTTGCAGCCCGGCGATGCTCACGGCATTGCAGCAGGTCAGTCTGGGGTCGCGCTTCATTTATGAGGCAGCCTACGTGGACGGTGACATCGCCTGCTCCAGCCGCGGTGACGAGCGGGCCTTCGAACCCTTGCGTGCGCCCGACATCCAGGGGCCGACCTACAGTTACTGGCTGAACACCACGACCGAGCCGAACGAGAACCTGGCCGCGCTGATGCTGGGGCGGGGCAAGTTCGTGGTGTCCACCTCGCGGGGGCACCTCACCGATGTGGTCGACCTGCCTCCGGGCGGCAGTCTGGTGGTGGTCCTGGACAATGGCGCCCGGGCCATCCCGGTATTGGGCCCGCCACAGGTGTGGCCGCCGCCCTCGGCCTGGTCGACAAGCCACAAGTCGCTGCTGGAACTCAGCGACCGGCTGATCTATCGCATGCCGACCAAGTCACCGGACTACCAACTGGTGCTGATCGCCCCACGGGCAAAACTGCCGTTGAAGATGAACGGCATGCTCTGGCTGCTGTTTCCCGGCAGCGTGCTGGCCGCGTGCTGCATCGGCTGGCTGGTGCTGCAACTGATCCTGCAAAAGCGGTCAATGAGTTCGGAGCTGCAGAATGCCTTGCGCCGTGGCGAGTTGCAGGTGCTCTACCAGCCGATCTTCGAACTCGACACCCGCCGTTGCGTGGGAGCCGAGGCGCTGGTGCGCTGGCGCCGCCCGGACGGGACGCTGACCAGCCCGGACCTGTTCATTCCGTTGGCGGAGAATACCGGGCAGATTCGCCAGATTACCGACTTTGTCCTGCAACGCGTGCTGGAACAGCTAGGGCAACTGCTGCGCTCGCACCCCAACTTGTACATTTCGGTCAACCTGGCGGCCTGCGATGTGATGGTGCCGCGGATTGGCCGGGTGGCGGCACGTCTGTTGGCATTGCACAAGGTGGCGGCCAGCCAGATCGCTTTCGAGGTGACCGAACGCGGCCTGATCGATGTGGTGGTGGCCCGCGATAACCTGCAGGCGTTGCGGGCGGTGGGGCATCAGGTGCTGATCGACGATTTTGGCACCGGTTATTCCAGCCTGGCCTACCTGCAGACCCTGCCGGTGGACTGCCTGAAGATCGACAAGGCGTTCATCGATGCCCTGGGGCATGATGCCGCCAGCAGCGGCGTTGCCCCGCACATTATCCGCATGGCCCATGACCTGCACCTGCGGGTGATTGCCGAAGGTATCGAATGTGAGGACCAGGCGGTGCTGCTCAGCAGCGAAGGGGTCCATTATGGCCAGGGCTGGCTGTTCGCACGGCCATTGAATGCCCGGCAGTTCGCCGAGTTGGTGGCCCGTGGGCATCAGACCGGCAGCGCCATGTAG
- a CDS encoding c-type cytochrome, whose translation MAKWLLAVGMFLPFFSAQATQDPEVLYNRTCAACHAGQLPQAPRQGDRAAWEPRLAQGMDVLVTHVTQGFKAMPPRGLCMDCSAEDYRLVILWMSGSPDT comes from the coding sequence ATGGCGAAATGGCTGCTTGCTGTCGGTATGTTCCTGCCGTTTTTCAGCGCACAGGCTACACAGGATCCCGAGGTGTTGTACAACCGCACGTGTGCGGCCTGTCACGCCGGGCAGTTGCCACAGGCACCCAGGCAGGGTGACAGGGCAGCATGGGAGCCAAGGCTGGCGCAGGGCATGGATGTACTGGTGACGCACGTGACCCAGGGTTTCAAGGCTATGCCGCCGCGTGGATTGTGCATGGACTGCAGTGCCGAGGACTACCGTTTGGTCATCCTTTGGATGAGCGGCAGTCCCGATACATAA
- the yihA gene encoding ribosome biogenesis GTP-binding protein YihA/YsxC: MQVKNPILGLCQKAKFALSAAKVEQCPDDQGYEVAFAGRSNAGKSSALNTLTHASLARTSKTPGRTQLLNFFSLDDERRLVDLPGYGYAKVPIPLKQHWQKHLEAYLGSRECLRGVILMMDVRHPMTDFDKMMLDWAKASSMPMHILLTKADKLTHGAGKNTLLKVQSEIRKGWGDGVTIQLFSAPKRLGVEDAYRVLADWMELEDKPVI; encoded by the coding sequence ATGCAAGTCAAGAACCCCATCCTCGGCCTCTGCCAGAAAGCCAAATTCGCCCTCAGCGCCGCCAAGGTCGAACAATGCCCGGACGACCAGGGTTACGAGGTGGCTTTTGCTGGCCGCTCCAACGCCGGCAAGTCCAGCGCCCTCAATACCCTGACTCATGCCAGCCTGGCGCGTACCTCGAAAACCCCCGGGCGCACCCAGCTGTTGAATTTCTTCAGTCTGGACGATGAACGGCGTTTGGTCGACCTGCCGGGCTACGGTTATGCAAAAGTGCCGATTCCGCTGAAGCAACATTGGCAGAAACACCTGGAAGCCTACCTGGGCAGCCGTGAATGCCTGCGTGGCGTCATCCTGATGATGGACGTACGCCACCCGATGACCGACTTCGACAAAATGATGCTCGACTGGGCCAAGGCCAGCAGCATGCCGATGCACATCCTGCTGACCAAGGCCGACAAGCTGACCCACGGCGCGGGCAAGAACACCCTGCTCAAGGTGCAGTCGGAAATTCGCAAGGGCTGGGGCGATGGCGTGACCATCCAGCTGTTCTCTGCACCCAAGCGGCTGGGCGTGGA
- the algB gene encoding sigma-54-dependent response regulator transcription factor AlgB, whose translation MESAQDNQGRILLVDDESAILRTFRYCLEDEGYSVATANSAAQAESLLQRQVFDLCFLDLRLGEDNGLDVLAQMRIQAPWMRVVIVTAHSAIDTAVDAIQAGAADYLVKPCSPDQLRLATAKQLEVRQLSARLEALEGEVRKPKDGLDSHSPAMMAVLETARQVATTDANILILGESGTGKGELARAIHGWSKRARKACVTINCPSLNAELMESELFGHTRGAFTGASESTLGRVNQADGGTLFLDEIGDFPLTLQPKLLRFIQDKEYERVGDPVTRRADVRILAATNLNLEEMVRESRFREDLLYRLNVITLHLPPLRERSEDILTLADRFLARFVKEYSRPARGFSDEARAALLNYRWPGNIRELRNVVERASIICPQERVEVSHLGMGEQPAGNTPRVGAALSLDELERAHIGAVLAASDTLDQAAKTLGIDASTLYRKRKQYNL comes from the coding sequence ATGGAATCAGCTCAGGACAATCAAGGCCGCATTCTGCTGGTGGATGACGAGTCGGCGATCCTGCGCACCTTCCGCTACTGCCTGGAGGACGAAGGCTACAGCGTGGCTACGGCCAACAGCGCGGCGCAGGCCGAAAGCCTGCTGCAGCGGCAGGTATTCGACCTGTGCTTCCTCGATTTGCGCCTGGGCGAAGACAACGGCCTCGACGTGCTGGCCCAGATGCGTATCCAGGCTCCCTGGATGCGAGTGGTGATCGTGACGGCACACTCGGCAATCGACACGGCGGTGGACGCGATCCAGGCCGGTGCTGCCGACTATCTGGTGAAACCGTGCAGCCCCGACCAACTGCGCCTGGCTACCGCCAAGCAGCTGGAGGTGCGCCAGCTGTCGGCCCGCCTCGAGGCCCTCGAAGGCGAAGTGCGCAAGCCCAAGGACGGCCTCGACTCGCACAGCCCGGCCATGATGGCAGTGCTGGAAACCGCGCGTCAGGTTGCCACCACCGACGCCAACATCCTCATTCTGGGTGAGTCCGGTACCGGTAAGGGCGAACTTGCCCGAGCCATCCATGGTTGGAGCAAGCGGGCGCGCAAAGCCTGCGTGACCATCAATTGCCCGTCGCTGAATGCCGAGCTGATGGAGAGCGAGCTGTTCGGTCACACCCGCGGCGCGTTCACCGGTGCCAGCGAGAGCACCCTGGGGCGGGTCAACCAGGCCGACGGCGGTACTTTGTTCCTCGACGAGATCGGCGATTTCCCGCTGACCTTGCAGCCCAAGCTGCTGCGCTTCATTCAGGACAAGGAATACGAACGCGTCGGCGACCCGGTCACCCGCCGTGCCGATGTGCGTATCCTGGCCGCGACCAACCTCAACCTCGAAGAGATGGTGCGCGAAAGCCGCTTCCGCGAAGACCTGCTGTATCGCCTGAACGTCATCACGCTGCACCTGCCGCCACTGCGCGAGCGCAGTGAAGACATCCTGACCCTGGCCGACCGCTTCCTCGCCCGCTTCGTCAAGGAGTACTCCCGACCCGCCCGAGGTTTCAGTGACGAAGCCCGGGCGGCGCTGCTCAACTATCGCTGGCCTGGCAACATTCGTGAACTGCGCAACGTGGTAGAGCGGGCCAGTATCATCTGCCCGCAGGAACGCGTGGAAGTCAGCCACCTGGGCATGGGCGAGCAGCCTGCAGGCAACACCCCACGCGTTGGCGCCGCCCTGAGCCTGGATGAGCTGGAGCGCGCCCACATCGGCGCAGTGCTGGCGGCCAGCGATACCCTGGACCAGGCTGCCAAGACTCTCGGGATCGATGCCTCTACCCTGTATCGCAAGCGCAAGCAGTACAACCTATGA
- a CDS encoding GGDEF domain-containing protein — MTEDAERWKEKYLKSIEQQERLERRWEARLDLLRRGLVRSTLAAEGSDKVVDQCMKEMREVIRSDNMDAGLAGLIPRLEKAVLDSEQRRETRMNQVGDALTALVGQLQGLPLPNDVSRPLKKLAKKLEGGVAQSRDLPPLLGELSGLQGRALSVLGKRGEESRPGLLQRLFGGREDDTQGESTPVSTVPPAAVTQPQASSCDLEVPQTDDVDALQPLQNPSIAVDEAPATPGPLLEVAGPALIETAETASPPLPQPAADDAPMAQAADSEPQAEAQPPQTLEAAFEEDGPYALPYAVEPPYSQVAAHIEQTLIGLLDDLSLPERHKAQALEMRERVARGLNWYELIPVLDDLAVLMLAITDSGQHEFETYLQQLNERLEGFQSHLHEASVGHADNSSAARELDTQLREHVDGLQSSVLGAADVDSLKHILDNRLEGLLVTMDQHKHERDRREQELAGRLQGLSERVANMEQEALGYREHLEEQRQKALLDPLTGLPNRAAWSERVERETIEWQEQGGHLAMAILDLDHFKRINDSYGHLAGDKVLKIVADQLRKRLSGHEFIARFGGEEFVLLLPHSSPAAAAKVAEVLRATVEACPFHFKGERVVITTSIGLSAFRAGERGDQVLKRADAALYRAKELGRNRVEQG, encoded by the coding sequence ATGACTGAAGACGCTGAGCGCTGGAAAGAAAAATACCTGAAAAGCATCGAGCAGCAGGAAAGGCTCGAGCGCCGTTGGGAGGCCCGTCTCGACTTGCTGCGTCGCGGCCTGGTGCGCAGCACCCTGGCTGCCGAGGGCAGTGACAAGGTGGTGGACCAGTGCATGAAGGAAATGCGCGAGGTCATCCGCAGCGACAACATGGACGCTGGCCTTGCCGGCCTGATTCCGCGCCTGGAGAAAGCGGTACTGGATTCCGAGCAGCGTCGGGAAACCCGCATGAACCAGGTCGGTGACGCGCTGACCGCTCTGGTTGGCCAGCTGCAAGGCCTGCCGTTGCCAAACGATGTCTCCAGGCCGCTGAAGAAACTGGCAAAGAAGCTCGAAGGTGGCGTTGCCCAGTCACGCGATCTGCCGCCGTTGCTGGGCGAACTGAGCGGCCTGCAAGGCCGTGCGCTGTCCGTCCTGGGCAAGCGCGGTGAAGAGTCCCGGCCTGGGTTGCTGCAGCGCTTGTTCGGCGGGCGAGAAGACGACACGCAAGGCGAGTCGACGCCTGTTTCGACCGTGCCACCTGCTGCGGTCACGCAGCCCCAGGCTTCTAGTTGCGATCTTGAAGTCCCGCAGACCGATGATGTGGATGCGTTGCAGCCGCTGCAAAACCCGTCAATCGCTGTTGACGAGGCGCCTGCAACGCCCGGGCCGCTGCTGGAAGTAGCTGGCCCGGCGCTGATCGAAACGGCTGAAACAGCCTCACCCCCGCTGCCGCAGCCAGCAGCGGATGACGCACCTATGGCGCAAGCTGCCGACAGCGAGCCCCAGGCTGAAGCGCAACCGCCACAGACACTTGAAGCTGCCTTCGAAGAAGACGGCCCTTATGCCCTGCCCTACGCGGTGGAGCCGCCGTACAGCCAGGTGGCGGCGCACATCGAGCAAACCCTGATCGGCCTGCTCGATGACCTCAGCCTGCCCGAGCGGCACAAGGCCCAGGCGCTGGAGATGCGCGAACGGGTTGCCCGCGGCTTGAACTGGTATGAGTTGATTCCGGTGCTGGATGACCTGGCCGTGCTCATGCTGGCGATTACCGACAGCGGCCAGCATGAATTCGAAACCTACCTGCAGCAGCTCAACGAACGCCTGGAAGGCTTCCAGAGCCACCTGCACGAAGCCAGCGTCGGCCACGCCGACAACAGTTCCGCCGCCCGTGAGCTGGATACCCAGCTGCGCGAGCACGTCGACGGGCTGCAGAGCAGTGTGCTGGGCGCCGCGGACGTCGACAGCCTCAAGCACATCCTGGATAACCGCCTCGAAGGCCTGCTGGTGACCATGGACCAGCACAAGCACGAGCGCGATCGCCGCGAGCAAGAGTTGGCAGGGCGCCTGCAGGGGCTGTCGGAGCGGGTGGCGAACATGGAGCAGGAGGCGCTTGGCTACCGTGAGCACCTAGAAGAGCAGCGGCAGAAAGCCTTGCTCGACCCGCTTACCGGCCTGCCCAACCGTGCGGCCTGGAGCGAGCGGGTCGAACGTGAAACGATCGAGTGGCAGGAACAGGGCGGCCACCTGGCGATGGCAATCCTCGACCTGGACCATTTCAAGCGCATCAACGACAGCTACGGGCACCTGGCAGGCGACAAGGTATTGAAGATAGTCGCCGACCAGTTGCGCAAACGCTTGAGCGGCCACGAGTTTATCGCCCGTTTTGGTGGCGAGGAGTTTGTTCTGTTGCTACCGCATAGCTCGCCGGCAGCGGCTGCCAAGGTAGCCGAGGTGCTGCGTGCCACGGTTGAGGCGTGCCCGTTCCACTTCAAGGGCGAACGGGTGGTGATCACCACATCCATCGGCCTCAGTGCATTCCGCGCCGGGGAGCGTGGCGACCAGGTGCTCAAGCGCGCCGATGCGGCGTTGTACCGGGCCAAGGAACTGGGACGCAATCGGGTCGAGCAGGGTTAG
- a CDS encoding N-acetylmuramoyl-L-alanine amidase — translation MLSTLKRTLISLLLLSVAGCSTGLRIDRSHPSANQDNRIQFVVLHYTNASLERSLALLTHGEVSSHYLIGDGPGTVYQLVDESRRAWHAGDSQWQGRTWLNSSSIGIEIVNPGFTDTPNGRVWHPYSEAQIQSLIALLKDIVKRNNIEPRHIIGHSDIAPLRKLDPGPLFPWKRLADAGLGIWPDANAVARQQAYFNVSPPSIGWYQQELARFGYAIEQTGVLDVATRHVIAAFQMRFRPQRFDGMPDAQTAAMLQVLNRMR, via the coding sequence GTGCTTTCCACGCTTAAAAGAACGCTGATTTCCTTGTTGCTGTTGTCTGTCGCCGGTTGCTCGACGGGCTTGCGCATCGACCGTAGCCATCCTTCGGCCAACCAGGATAACCGTATCCAGTTCGTTGTCCTGCACTACACCAATGCCTCGCTGGAGCGGTCCCTGGCGTTGCTGACCCATGGCGAAGTCAGCAGCCACTACCTGATTGGTGACGGCCCGGGCACGGTTTACCAGTTGGTGGACGAAAGCCGGCGCGCCTGGCATGCAGGGGACAGTCAGTGGCAGGGCCGGACCTGGCTGAATTCGTCTTCCATTGGAATCGAAATCGTCAACCCGGGTTTCACCGATACGCCGAACGGCCGAGTCTGGCACCCCTACAGCGAAGCGCAGATCCAGTCGTTGATCGCGCTGCTCAAGGACATCGTGAAACGTAACAACATCGAGCCACGGCATATCATTGGCCACAGCGACATCGCACCGCTGCGCAAACTGGACCCAGGGCCGCTGTTCCCCTGGAAACGCCTGGCCGATGCCGGTTTGGGGATCTGGCCGGATGCCAATGCAGTGGCGCGGCAGCAGGCCTATTTCAACGTCAGCCCACCGAGCATTGGCTGGTACCAGCAGGAACTGGCGCGGTTTGGCTACGCGATCGAGCAGACCGGGGTGCTGGACGTTGCCACCCGCCATGTGATCGCCGCCTTCCAGATGCGTTTCCGCCCGCAACGTTTCGATGGCATGCCCGATGCCCAGACGGCGGCGATGCTGCAGGTGCTCAACCGCATGCGCTAA
- a CDS encoding KinB sensor domain-containing domain, translating to MKWPPMKLRTRLFLSISALVTVALLGLLLGLVSVLQMATVQQQLVRDTTHVLEVGLKLRQNLGEQLTLILDEDTTPESLRLLQEDFQTLLNQALEQGGERTSFSKASSNYQAFLQAYRESTAPARSMGAEQPLGAAFNQVRSDLIDSHKQALEHITRSEERTRDHALLISGMMGMMGLVVLALGFVTAHNIARRFGQPIEALAQAADQLGKGNFDVTLPVTQAAELNQLTRRFGLMAEALRKHQATNVDELLAGQQRLQAVLDSIDDGLLIIDRQGRLEHLNPVAQRQLGWADSRVGSSLAEALQRPELEQQLRQVLRGGNLDRPPDDLNIEVDDETRLLTYSLTPVSHPQGPILGAVMVLHDVTEQRAFERVRSEFVLRASHELRTPVTGMHMAFGLLRERLKFPPEAREHDLLETIGEEMQRLTQLINDLLNFSRYQSGLQKLELAPCAIDELLERAQLRFAEQAAHKQIELVRELEPPLPRIQADVAQLDRVLDNLLHNAIRHTASGGRIRLHARRHAERVIISVEDNGEGIAYGQQGRIFEPFVQVGRKKGGAGLGLALCKEIVQLHGGRMGVFSRPGQGTQFYMALPV from the coding sequence ATGAAGTGGCCGCCAATGAAGCTGCGCACGCGGCTTTTCCTCAGTATCTCGGCGCTGGTTACCGTGGCGCTGCTGGGCCTGCTGCTGGGGTTGGTCAGCGTGCTGCAGATGGCTACGGTGCAACAGCAACTGGTGCGCGACACCACCCATGTCCTGGAAGTCGGACTGAAGCTGCGCCAGAACCTCGGCGAACAGCTGACCCTGATCCTTGATGAGGACACCACCCCAGAGAGCCTGCGGTTGCTGCAGGAGGACTTCCAGACCCTGCTCAACCAGGCCTTGGAGCAAGGCGGCGAGCGTACCAGCTTCAGCAAGGCCAGCAGCAATTACCAGGCCTTCCTCCAGGCCTACCGAGAAAGCACCGCACCTGCCCGCAGCATGGGAGCGGAGCAACCGTTGGGTGCCGCCTTCAACCAGGTGCGCAGCGACCTGATCGACTCCCACAAACAGGCCCTGGAACATATCACCCGCAGCGAAGAACGCACCCGCGACCACGCCCTGCTGATCAGCGGCATGATGGGCATGATGGGGCTGGTCGTGCTGGCTCTCGGCTTCGTCACCGCGCATAACATCGCACGGCGCTTCGGCCAGCCGATCGAAGCTCTGGCCCAGGCTGCCGACCAGCTTGGCAAGGGCAATTTCGACGTGACCCTGCCGGTTACACAGGCCGCCGAACTGAACCAGCTGACCCGCCGCTTCGGCCTGATGGCCGAAGCCTTGCGCAAACACCAGGCTACCAACGTCGATGAGCTGCTGGCCGGCCAGCAGCGCCTGCAGGCGGTCCTGGACAGCATCGACGATGGCCTGTTGATCATTGACCGCCAAGGCCGCCTGGAGCACCTCAACCCTGTGGCCCAGCGCCAGCTGGGCTGGGCTGACAGCCGGGTCGGAAGCAGCCTGGCCGAGGCCTTGCAACGCCCGGAACTGGAACAACAGCTACGCCAGGTACTGCGCGGGGGCAATCTCGACCGCCCGCCAGACGACCTGAACATTGAGGTCGATGACGAAACCCGCCTGCTCACTTACAGCCTGACCCCGGTCAGCCACCCGCAAGGGCCGATCCTTGGCGCGGTAATGGTGTTGCATGATGTAACCGAGCAGCGGGCCTTCGAGCGCGTGCGCAGCGAGTTCGTACTGCGCGCCTCGCACGAGTTACGTACCCCGGTAACCGGCATGCACATGGCGTTCGGCCTGTTGCGCGAGCGCCTCAAGTTTCCGCCAGAGGCGCGGGAGCATGACTTGCTGGAAACCATTGGCGAAGAAATGCAGCGCCTGACCCAGTTGATAAATGATCTGCTCAATTTCAGCCGCTACCAGAGCGGGCTGCAAAAGCTCGAACTGGCCCCGTGCGCCATCGATGAGCTGCTCGAACGCGCCCAGCTGCGCTTTGCCGAGCAGGCTGCACACAAGCAGATCGAGCTGGTCAGGGAGCTGGAACCGCCACTGCCGCGCATTCAGGCGGACGTCGCCCAGCTTGACCGGGTCCTGGATAACCTGCTGCACAACGCCATCCGCCATACCGCCAGCGGCGGGCGAATCCGCCTGCATGCGCGACGCCACGCGGAACGGGTGATCATCAGTGTCGAGGATAACGGCGAAGGCATTGCCTATGGGCAGCAGGGGCGCATCTTCGAGCCCTTCGTTCAGGTGGGCCGCAAGAAAGGCGGCGCCGGGCTGGGGCTGGCGTTGTGCAAGGAAATCGTGCAACTGCATGGCGGGCGCATGGGGGTATTTTCCAGGCCGGGGCAGGGTACCCAGTTCTACATGGCGCTGCCGGTCTGA